In Nicotiana tabacum cultivar K326 chromosome 2, ASM71507v2, whole genome shotgun sequence, the following proteins share a genomic window:
- the LOC107823457 gene encoding pectinesterase QRT1-like isoform X2, with protein sequence MNFRNVINIWSLIFLLFLADRRVILASTQRYITWDDIKVDSSSLDLTNERSRKSQGVIVVDQNGNGDSVTVQGAVDIVPIHNSQRVKIFIRPGTYREKVFIPASKPFISFIGDENQARKIIITGNSKASDKDKYGNVLGTYNTATVAVESDYFSATGITIEGCDLYSVAEDNIGISGAIAAHQRNSADEDSGFSFVDCKISGSGSILLGRAWGEYSRIIYSNCYFDALITPEGWFDWNQLSRHKHAVFGEYKCKGRGANRKGRVEWSKSLNKTQAQPFLNTKFIGGEQWLRL encoded by the exons ATGAACTTTAGAAACGTAATCAACATTTGGAGTTTGATTTTCTTGCTGTTTTTGGCAGATAGAAGAGTAATTTTGGCTAGTACTCAACGTTATATTACGTGGGATGATATTAAAGTGGATTCTAGTTCATTAGATTTGACAAATGAAAGATCGCGCAAGTCTCAGGGAGTGATCGTAGTTGATCAAAATGGTAATGGAGACTCTGTTACAGTTCAAGGTGCAGTTGACATAGTCCCTATCCATAATTCTCAAAGGGTTAAAATTTTCATTCGTCCCGGAACGTACAG AGAAAAGGTGTTTATTCCAGCTTCAAAGCCATTTATCTCATTCATTGGTGATGAGAACCAAGCTAGAAAAATCATTATTACTGGGAATAGCAAGGCCTCAGACAAGGACAAATATGGGAATGTGTTGGGCACTTACAATACAGCCACAGTCGCTGTAGAATCAGATTACTTTTCTGCAACTGGTATCACCATTGAG GGTTGTGATCTTTATTCTGTAGCCGAAGACAACATAGGAATATCAGGAGCAATTGCAGCACACCAAAGAAACTCAGCTGATGAAGATAGTGGATTCTCATTTGTTGACTGTAAAATAAGTGGAAGTGGCAGTATCCTTTTAGGCAGAGCTTGGGGAGAATATTCACGGATTATATACTCAAATTGCTATTTTGATGCTCTTATAACTCCAGAGGGATGGTTTGATTGGAACCAATTATCTAGACACAA GCATGCAGTGTTTGGAGAGTACAAGTGCAAGGGCAGAGGAGCCAATAGAAAAGGTCGAGTGGAATGGtctaaatctttaaataaaaCCCAAGCTCAGCCCTTCCTCAATACAAAATTCATTGGCGGAGAGCAATGGCTCAGACTCTAG
- the LOC107823462 gene encoding pectinesterase QRT1-like, which translates to MNLSDFSIWVAIFFLICADISLAQYSYITWDDMKVDFSSLSLKDERACTSQRVIVVDQKGEGDSITVQGAVDKVPFHNSRRVIIYIHPGTYREKVHIPASKPFISLVGDQNQTARTIITGHEKASDTDQFGSKLGTSRTATVTVESDYFCATGITIENTIVPEPEGVGMQAVALRLTGDRAVLYRVRILGSQDTLLDDAGSHYFYQCYIQGSVDFICGNARSLYKNCTLHSVAKGYGAIAAQHRNSVYQDSGFSFVNCKISGSGRVFLGRAWGEYSRVIYSKCDIDGIIDPKGWTDWNLPSRRQHAVFGEYQCRGNGANRAGRVPWSKSLNESEAEPFLDVKFIGGQQWLRL; encoded by the exons ATGAATTTAAGTGATTTTAGCATTTGGGTTGCAATTTTCTTCTTGATTTGTGCTGATATAAGTCTGGCTCAATATTCTTACATTACGTGGGATGATATGAAGGTGGATTTTAGTTCTTTGAGTTTGAAGGATGAACGAGCATGCACTTCTCAAAGAGTGATAGTGGTTGATCAGAAAGGTGAAGGAGACTCAATTACTGTACAAGGTGCAGTTGACAAGGTGCCTTTTCATAATTCTCGAAGAGTTATAATTTACATTCATCCCGGAACTTACAG AGAAAAGGTGCATATACCAGCGTCGAAGCCATTCATTTCATTAGTTGGTGATCAAAACCAAACGGCCAGAACCATTATTACTGGGCATGAAAAAGCCTCTGACACGGACCAATTTGGGTCTAAGTTAGGCACTTCTCGAACTGCAACTGTTACAGTCGAGTCAGATTACTTCTGCGCCACGGGTATCACCATCGAG AACACCATTGTTCCAGAGCCAGAAGGTGTTGGAATGCAGGCAGTAGCGTTGAGATTAACGGGCGATAGAGCAGTGTTGTATAGAGTAAGGATATTGGGATCACAGGACACACTTTTAGATGATGCTGGATCTCATTATTTTTACCAGTGTTATATTCAAGGATCTGTTGATTTCATTTGTGGTAACGCCAGATCACTTTATAAG AATTGTACACTTCATTCAGTAGCCAAGGGATATGGAGCAATAGCAGCTCAGCACAGAAACTCAGTATATCAAGATAGTGGTTTCTCTTTTGTCAACTGCAAAATAAGTGGAAGTGGCAGAGTGTTTTTGGGCAGGGCTTGGGGAGAGTATTCAAGGGTTATATACTCCAAATGtgatattgatggtattatagaTCCCAAAGGTTGGACTGACTGGAACTTACCTTCTAGACGCCA GCATGCAGTATTTGGAGAATACCAGTGCAGGGGAAATGGAGCCAATAGAGCAGGTCGAGTACCATGGTCCAAGTCTCTCAATGAATCTGAAGCTGAGCCCTTTTTGGATGTAAAGTTCATTGGTGGACAGCAATGGCTCAGACTCTGA
- the LOC107823457 gene encoding pectinesterase QRT1-like isoform X1, which produces MNFRNVINIWSLIFLLFLADRRVILASTQRYITWDDIKVDSSSLDLTNERSRKSQGVIVVDQNGNGDSVTVQGAVDIVPIHNSQRVKIFIRPGTYREKVFIPASKPFISFIGDENQARKIIITGNSKASDKDKYGNVLGTYNTATVAVESDYFSATGITIENTVVALPQYNDMQAVALRLAGERAMLYKVRILGSQDTLLDESGSHYFYKCYIQGSVDFICGNARSLYQGCDLYSVAEDNIGISGAIAAHQRNSADEDSGFSFVDCKISGSGSILLGRAWGEYSRIIYSNCYFDALITPEGWFDWNQLSRHKHAVFGEYKCKGRGANRKGRVEWSKSLNKTQAQPFLNTKFIGGEQWLRL; this is translated from the exons ATGAACTTTAGAAACGTAATCAACATTTGGAGTTTGATTTTCTTGCTGTTTTTGGCAGATAGAAGAGTAATTTTGGCTAGTACTCAACGTTATATTACGTGGGATGATATTAAAGTGGATTCTAGTTCATTAGATTTGACAAATGAAAGATCGCGCAAGTCTCAGGGAGTGATCGTAGTTGATCAAAATGGTAATGGAGACTCTGTTACAGTTCAAGGTGCAGTTGACATAGTCCCTATCCATAATTCTCAAAGGGTTAAAATTTTCATTCGTCCCGGAACGTACAG AGAAAAGGTGTTTATTCCAGCTTCAAAGCCATTTATCTCATTCATTGGTGATGAGAACCAAGCTAGAAAAATCATTATTACTGGGAATAGCAAGGCCTCAGACAAGGACAAATATGGGAATGTGTTGGGCACTTACAATACAGCCACAGTCGCTGTAGAATCAGATTACTTTTCTGCAACTGGTATCACCATTGAG AACACTGTGGTTGCGTTGCCTCAATACAATGACATGCAAGCAGTGGCATTAAGATTAGCAGGAGAGAGAGCAATGTTGTACAAAGTTAGGATATTGGGATCACAGGACACACTTTTAGATGAGTCTGGTTCGCACTATTTTTACAAATGTTACATTCAAGGATCTGTTGATTTCATTTGTGGCAATGCTAGATCACTATATCAG GGTTGTGATCTTTATTCTGTAGCCGAAGACAACATAGGAATATCAGGAGCAATTGCAGCACACCAAAGAAACTCAGCTGATGAAGATAGTGGATTCTCATTTGTTGACTGTAAAATAAGTGGAAGTGGCAGTATCCTTTTAGGCAGAGCTTGGGGAGAATATTCACGGATTATATACTCAAATTGCTATTTTGATGCTCTTATAACTCCAGAGGGATGGTTTGATTGGAACCAATTATCTAGACACAA GCATGCAGTGTTTGGAGAGTACAAGTGCAAGGGCAGAGGAGCCAATAGAAAAGGTCGAGTGGAATGGtctaaatctttaaataaaaCCCAAGCTCAGCCCTTCCTCAATACAAAATTCATTGGCGGAGAGCAATGGCTCAGACTCTAG
- the LOC107823461 gene encoding uncharacterized protein LOC107823461: protein MGDNDHCFVEWKEQFVSKERGHRVVHYFLKDISGESILAVVGTERSVRHMFYVVSDEFLKAYAGENSVCAGFRWRSRREVVNWLTSMLSKQHLQSDFLKSPKDDHMSAFSVQPTDMASNKGSITRNLRVHSSDIVWSGEPWICSKQLKHYPTFCRNGITIAVHAFVFVMAEKENHYLAYLEDMYEDRKGQKKVKVRWFHFNREVRGVISLRNPHPREVFITPYAQVISAECVDGPAIVLTREHYEKCVAVFPNDLLTRVHFCFRQFKGNRVKPFELGKMRGYLDQSIFSCFSPDFFEDEEFSAKDDTKIGAKRPRKKYKEHQMTAYEESYKKLRNGFLSRRFNSNKHVGGELWYTPNFVVNEKIECLSQDSGIRGCWFRCTVLEVSRRQMKIRYDDIKDEDGCGNLEEWIPTFRLARPDKLGMRNSSRPTIRPFHSCDLRDVAFDMGAPVDAWWSDGWWEGIIVDTVKSENETYRVYVPGERMFLNIDRKNLRISRDWVGDQWVDIETNNDILSMVSFIQETKVSVLSSITSECQHASPMDHKVHATSVDEEAVHGFAEARPIDDHSKDSVCVNDEKQGDDIAEKRLTDNASRDMDLIKDEKHSTENNEKENDSNNNSSSSNDKHDTDCHLSDDNDSYNMDIDNEINEDINGEKSSEPEIDGRKCETEVMNMVA from the exons ATGGGTGACAATGATCACTGCTTTGTTGAATGGAAGGAGCAATTTGTTTCGAAAGAGAGGGGACACCGTGTGGTTCACTATTTCTTGAAGGATATTTCAGGGGAGTCCATTCTTGCTGTTGTGGGCACTGAAAGAAGTGTTAGGCACATGTTCTATGTCGTCTCTGATGAGTTCTTGAAAGCTTATGCTGGTGAGAATTCTGTCTGTGCTGGCTTCAGATGGAGGTCAAGGAgagaagttgttaattggctcACCTCTATGCTATCAAAACAGCACTTACAAAGTGATTTTTTGA AATCACCAAAAGATGATCATATGTCTGCATTCAGTGTCCAACCAACAGATATGGCAAGCAACAAG GGTTCTATAACAAGAAACTTGAGAGTACATTCTTCCGACATTGTTTGGTCAGGCGAACCATGGATATGCAGTAAACAGCTCAAACACTACCCAACATTTTGCCGGAATGGGATTACTATTGCA GTACACGCATTTGTCTTTGTCATGGCTGAAAAGGAAAATCACTACCTTGCATATCTTGAAGACATGTATGAGGACCGGAAGGGCCAGAAAAAAGTCAAAGTGAGATGGTTCCACTTTAATAGGGAAGTCAGAGGGGTTATCTCTTTAAGAAATCCTCACCCTAGAGAGGTTTTCATTACTCCTTATGCTCAGGTCATTAGTGCAGAGTGTGTAGATGGTCCGGCAATTGTCTTAACTCGGGAACATTATGAGAAGTGTGTAGCTGTTTTCCCCAATGACTTGCTAACAAGAGTACATTTCTGCTTCAGACAATTTAAGGGCAACAGAGTAAAACCTTTTGAATTAGGTAAAATGCGTGGCTACCTTGATCAATCAATTTTCTCATGTTTCAGTCCAGATTTCTTTGAAGACGAGGAGTTTAGTGCTAAGGATGATACGAAAATTGGAGCTAAAAGGCCAAGAAAGAAATATAAGGAGCATCAGATGACAGCATATGAAGAGTCCTACAAGAAGTTAAGGAATGGTTTCTTAAGTAGGAGATTTAACTCTAATAAGCATGTTGGAGGCGAGCTTTGGTATACTCCTAATTTTGTGGTTAATGAGAAGATTGAATGTCTGAGCCAAGATAGTGGAATCCGAGGGTGCTGGTTCAGATGCACAGTTTTGGAAGTATCTCGGAGACAGATGAAGATAAGGTATGATGATATTAAGGATGAAGATGGATGCGGAAACCTTGAG GAATGGATCCCCACATTTAGACTAGCGAGGCCTGATAAACTTGGGATGAGAAACTCAAGCCGTCCAACAATCAGGCCTTTCCATTCTTGTGACCTGAGAGATGTTGCCTTTGACATGGGAGCACCTGTTGATGCTTGGTGGAGTGATGGTTGGTGGGAAGGAATAATTGTTGACACAGTCAAATCAGAAAATGAAACCTATCGAGTTTATGTTCCTG GTGAGAGGATGTTTTTGAATATTGACAGAAAGAATCTAAGAATCTCAAGGGATTGGGTGGGAGATCAATGGGTAGATATTGAGACAAATAATGATATTCTTTCAATGGTCTCTTTCATCCAAGAAACCAAGGTTTCTGTATTATCAAGTATTACTTCGGAGTGCCAGCACGCTAGTCCCATGGATCATAAAGTTCATGCAACTAGTGTGGATGAAGAAGCCGTCCATGGTTTTGCAGAAGCAAGACCTATCGATGACCATTCAAAAGATTCGGTGTGTGTCAATGATGAGAAGCAAGGAGATGATATTGCAGAAAAGAGACTAACCGATAACGCCTCTAGAGATATGGACTTGATCAAGGATGAAAAACATTCAACTGAAAATAACGAAAAGGAGAATGATAGTAataacaacagcagcagcagcaatgaCAAGCATGACACAGACTGCCACCTTAGCGATGATAATGATTCTTACAACATGGACATTGACAATGAAATTAATGAGGACATCAACGGGGAAAAATCATCAGAACCTGAGATTGATGGAAGAAAATGTGAAACAGAAGTTATGAATATGGTGGCGTGA